A window of Mucilaginibacter robiniae genomic DNA:
GACTAAAGAAGTTAAGTTTAGCGGACGCAGCTCAGATTTTATTTCACCGAGCCTGGCAAATGGTTGTTATGGTGGTTGTGCTTACTGTTACGTTGATCGTCACAAAAAACTTAACCCTATCACGGTATTTACCAATGTAGATGAAATTTTAGCCACGGTTGATAAGCATGTAATGGCTCAGCCCTGGCCACGTGTACCCAATCAAACCGACCCGTACTATTATACTTATGATATTGGTTGCAACTCAGATATCTCAATCGATTATGACATATCAAATAGTATAGCTGACGTTTTCCAGTTTTACAAAAGTCACCCTCGTGCTAAAGCTACTTTTGCTACCAAATTTGTTAACCGGAACATGCTTAACTTTGATCCGCAACGCAAAGTGCGTATCCGCTTTAGTTTAATGCCTGCTGCAGTTAGCCGCTTGGTTGATGTACGTACGGATAGTGTTGAAAAGCGCTTGCAAGCCATTAATGATTTTTATGAGGCTGGCTATGATGTACATGTCAACTTCTCTCCTGTTATAGTTTATGATCGTGTACGTGGTGTGGAGCGCGACTGGGAAGAAGATTATCGTGAGTTGTTTCAGCAGCTAAACGCTTCCGTTAACCCAGACGTGAAGAAACAAATGGATTGTGAAGTTATCTTTTTAACTCATAACGAGTGGCAGCACTTAGCTAATTTAGAAATTAACCCTCAGGCTGAAGAGTTGTTATGGTTGCCGGAATTGCAAGAAATTAAACAAAGCAGCTTTGGAGGCATTAATATCCGTTACGAGCATAACATTAAGGCCAAAATGATAAATACCTTCATTAATATACTTACTGAAGAAATACCTTGGTGTGGCATACGGTATATTTTTTAGTGTGTGCTTAGTCGTTGGTTTTACACAGGCACAAAGAACTTAGCTCGCTATGATTTAACCAGATATATAAACAAAAGCAGCACGTTTAAAACGTGCTGCTTTTGTTTATATATGCAACCACTATATATGATTAGAGTAATTAGAAGTGTTTGTCAAAAGTTATAACTTGTTTAAATCACAACATATATTAATGTAACGAATCAGCATTTTTGTTATCTGAATTGTTAGATATAGCTTTAAACATAGCTGCTGAATTCTCAATTAACTGTTTTTTAGTTTGCTCCTGTTCATGCTGATGCATCAAAGTTTGCAAGCTCCAATTTAGTTCAAGTAAGTTAGACACCTGTTTGGCCAGTACCTTTATAGACGTGATTTGTGTGTTAGTTAATGAGCCAGGCTTTGAATCCAGTACACATAATGTTCCAACCACGTAACCATCAAAAGTTTTCAGCTGTGTGCCTGCATAAAAACGCACGTAAGGCTCATTAATTACCACAGGCAATTGTGCAAACCTGCTATCTTGTGTAGCATCAGTTATAATTAGCAAACCATCGTTTCGTATGGTATGGTTACAGAATGACAACTCTCTATCTCCGCATTCCATTTCACCCATACCTACAATAGATTTAAACCATTGTATATTATCATCTATCAAACTAATAACTGCGATTGATTTTTCACAAATTAGTGCAACCAGGTTAGTTATTTCATCCAGATCACGTTTTAAGCCAGCATCTAATTGCTTAAAACGTTCCACTGCTTTCAGACGTTCAATTTCACTGCTCATCATTAGTTTATAGTTCATCAACTATAGCGTATCAATCTACTACTAATATAATAAAGTATTTCCGAATGTCAAGCATATTTGAATGCACAAAGGTACCCAACGGGAAAATGTCTAAACTATCTGAAAAACAGAAGATACTATCAAGAAAGAGTAACAAGAAATACCTCATAGCAAACGCATTTAAACCAACTACATGAAACAGGGAGTTTAGCAATCAAGCCTGTGCATCAATTTCTTTACCCAAATGTTGTATTTGTTCGGGACCTAATAACAAGCCGGCATGTTGATGCGGCTCATAAATCCAAATGCTATGCTCGTTTTTAAAAATGCAACCACATAGTTGGTCACAATAAAACAAGTCATAAACCACTGCTGTACTTTCATCATCACGGCTTTTCACAACAACAGCCATGGGATGATCTTTCATGGGAATATCTATTTCAAATGTATTTGCCATATAAACTTAAACTAAAAAACAAGCACATGGTTCTGCCAGCCCCTAGATTTTTAAGCAACTACCAATAATAATCTAACTACACAGATGCAAAACTTGCTACCTGCTTTAAGCTAACAACCTTAATTTCTTGCCCAACTTGTATAATTCCTTCTCCGGCATGCAATAAATTCTGCCCAAAATAAATCTTGTTATTCCTCTTACGATAAGTAGATAATATTTTTAGCGGCTCCACTCCAGCTATTGCATTTTGCTGGTTTACTCCTATCATGGTGCAACGGGCACACAGCTTCACTCCATAAAAGCTTATGGAACCTATGGTGAAATGCTCCAATTGGTCTTCCCAATAAGGTTCGAGCGCTGTAATCACCATATTAGGACGAAAACGGTTCATGGGTACCGCTTCGTTTAAACGGCTATTTAAATCATCAAGCGAGTTCTGGCTAATTAGTAATAGCTGGTATTCATCTGCAAAAGAGGTAATATCATCCGGTGAGGCATAGCGCAGATCAATCCCCCTGTGGGTTTCATCAGGCATATAAACCAGCTTACAAGTGTAACCTAATTTTCCAGTAAACCACTTGCTAATAGCAGTACTTACCAGTTGAGCCTTACATTGGTCGTTCCAGATTGTTACTTCAATGTACTCTGTGGTAGTAGGTTGAAAAGGTATAACAATTGAGCAATCATCTGCATAGGTAACCTGTAAACCATTAACTACGAAGTTTAGCTTGAATAAAGCAAGCTGGGGCAAGGTACGTTGAGATAGAAATTGGTTATGTTCATCTACCAACATCCACCGACGGTCATGCTGTAAGCCCCGACTAGTTACCTGTGCTTCGGTAACTGATATTCCACCTAACGATTTTACAGGATAAATATAAAGCTGACTAATTTGAAACACGACACACAATAATAAAGTTAAGGTATAAAGATACAGGTTTTACCTACTTAAGCACTCAACGTGTTTTTGATGAACTGCAAGGCCATAATTATTTTATGTAATCAGTAAAAGGTTTAATAAAATTATTTACACTAACGCTTACTACTCTTTGTTTGCTTTAGCCTCTAAATGCAACTCGTAAAAAGATTTTAACATGGTAAGCGGCATATTGAATTTTTGGACGTTGATTTTTTTCAAAAAATTATCATTCAATTCAAAGTAACCTGATATTTGCTTAAATTTATCTAATGTTAATGATTCAAATCCCATTGACCACGTTGTGAAATTTCTTTTATCAATTTCTGACTCATTCAACAATATTACATTGTAGTGCCGTGAGTCTTGCGCTATTTTTTCGTATATTTTTATTACATCAGCCTTCTCTCCTTCCAGTACTTGTATAAAACGCCCACTTTGCTGTGATGAAAATTGCCCTTCAATATAAAGCAGCATTCCCGTAAGATCATGCTCCAGGTTACTCTTTCTAGACTCTAACAATATGTTGAGCAAATCCGACTCTTGCATTAACTTAGCTGCTTTGCTGGTGTATATTAAATAAAAAGGCATTATCAATATGGAATAGGTTTATGCAATATTAGCACATACATACAAGACCCGTAATATGTCTATAAATTTTTACCAAAATAATTAATTTGATATGCATAATACTCTATATTTATGTAATACTTATTAACAAAATCAAGTATTTACACCACTAATAAAGCAAGTATTTATACCTATACGCAAAAACCATCTATATCTATCTTTGTAGTAAGCAATACATCTATGGATATTTTACTTACACCCAAGGTGCTAGGCTACCTGATTAAACATGGTTATAAATATTGTATGGCTAAGTTCGAACTACAAGACAGTGTTGTATCCATTACATTGTTGCCTGCTAAAAGAAAGCCCCTACTCAGCGTATTAAGAAAAAAATACGACCATTACTATTCTATAACTGAAGAACCATTTCAAATGGTATCAGGCTTAATTCATGCAGGAAGTCGTATTTATATTAAGCTAAACAAGCAAGAATTACAAACTTATACAGATGCATCGTAGGTTCGCTAGTATTTAATTAAACTTCCTGCATTAAAGGCTTTCATATCAAGGTGAAAGCTTTATACAAAAAAGAGCCTTCTTGTACCACTTACAAGAAGGCTCTTTTTCAAATGTTTATTCAAGTCCTAATTATTGGCCTTGACTCATGATAGCTGTTCGTTCTTTATCTAACTCAGCTAATTTTTTCTGCTTTTTATTCAGCTGTGATGTAAGACTTTTTATTTTTTTGTTTTGATCTTTTAATTTGTTGTTTGCTTCTTTAGCACTTTCAGCTTCGCTATCAGCCTTTTTTGCTTATTTTTCTTCTTTTTTAATATCGGATAAATTTCCGCCAGTAGCTTTGTCCGCCTGTTGTTTACTAGCCATCGCGGTAGCCTTGGCATCAGAAGCGTCTGATTTGCTAGCCGATTAATAATCTGGCAGTTTAGCTTTTGCTTCTGTAAGTTGATTGTTTAAGTCAGTAATTTCAGTATTTACTTTTTTGTATTCAGCATTAAGCTTTACCGTATCGGCTAAAGTTTTGTACTTCTGAGCAAAAGCATGTGAAATAGATAAAATGCATATAGCTACTATAGCTGTAAACATTTTCATTTTGTTGGGCGTAGTCATAATGTTTATACAATCCTTTGTTCAAGAATCAATCCATACTATACCTAATTTGTACTTGATCTCCAACAGAGTAGTCATATCACAACACTGTTACATATTAAACATTATTCATAACAAGCACGGGGTACAATGATAATTATAAAACATCCGATAAGCTTATTTATGAGAACACCTGTTATTGTAACTATTATCACTAAAGGAGCTATAAACAAAATATGATGTTTTAGTATGCCCCGAAAAAATACTTAATTTTGTCTATCCACTATTACCTGTACATGAATCATTCTAACGCCCGTTTCAGCGACCGGCAACTGCTTGAGATTTTAGCGCTTTCTAAAGATGCCACGGCAATATACTCATCTGAAGATATTACAATTGAGATGGCAAACGATGCTATGCTAGGCTTATGGGGTAAAGACCGAAGCATTATCGGGCTAAATTTAGCGGATGCTGTTCCCGCACTTAAAGATCAGCCTTTTTTAGGCTTCTTGAAAGAAGTATGGCGAACCGGTATTACTTATGAAGCAAAGGAGTCATCAGCAACACTGCAAATAAATGGACAACTCCAAACATCGTACTTTGATTTTGTTTACCGTGCTATTAAAAACAACAATGGTGAAACCTGTTGTATTTTACACACAGCTACAGATGTAACTGAGCTGGTATTGTCAAGAACAGCAAGGGAGAAAACAGCGACTGAGAACCGTTTGCTTAACGAACAGTTAACAACCACCAACCAGGAGCTGTCGGCAGTTAATGAAGAATTAACAGCAACCAATGAAGAACTACTTACCTTAAGCAATCAGGTTCTACTAGCGCAAGATGAACTTCAAAAGCTTTACGATAAGTTATTAGAAAGCGAAGAACGCTTCAGAGCAATATTTGACCAAGCCCCATTAGGCATGTGCCTGCTGAGAGGACGAGAACAGGTGATAGAACTTGCCAATGAAAACATACTCAAAATTTGGGGAAGGCGGTACGAAGAAGTAATTGATTTCCCTCAAAGTGTAGCCCGTCCGGAACTTGGAAATCAACCTATATTACAGTGGTTAGATGAAACTTTCACATCAGGTACAACTCGAATTAATACTGAAATAGGTATAAAATTATATGACCAAGGTACATTAAGAGATGCGTATATTAACTCTGTTTACCAACCAATAAAAGATAATCATGGTACAGTAACTAGTATATTGGTTATTCTGGAGGATGTAACGCAAAGAGTAGAGCAAAAAAAACGAGAAGAACGTATTCAGGAAATGTTTAACATGGCTGTACAATCGGCCAATTTGGGTACTTGGTATATTGATGCAGAAACCAGAGAATTTGTACCTTCTCTTCGATTAAAGGAATTGTTTGGCTACTACCCGGACGAGATTATGCCCTATGATGTTGCCATAACCCAAATAACTGATGAATATAGAGACCTTGTAATTAAAGCAGTAGAAAATTCTATTAACAAAGGGGAAAGTTATGATTTGGAGTACCCTATTTTAGGCTACCATGATAACCAGCTCAGGTGGGTACGAGCAACCGGAAAAGTATATCAACCAGAAGATGGCAAGCATGCTCATTTCTCAGGCACTATCTTAGATATTACTGAACGCAAGCTAGATGATATACGTAAGAATGATTTTATTGCTATTGTTAGCCATGAACTAAAAACGCCCCTTACATCGGCAAAGGCTTATATACAAGTACTCAGCGCCAAAGCAAAAAAAGTACAAGATAATTTTACTGCCGCCACCCTCGACAAGGTAGATGCGCAAATTAACAAGATGAACACCCTGATTAAGGGTTTTTTGGATGTAGCTCGACTAGAATCAGGTAAAATCCATTTAGCTACTCAAACTTTTAATTTGCAGGATTTATTGAAAGAAGTAGTGGATGAATCAATTCTATATACCAACAGCCATCAATTCACTTATACACCGTGCCAACCTATAAATATTACTGGTGATAGAGAGAAGATACTGCAAGTCATAAACAACCTGCTTAGTAATGCAGTAAAGTATTCGCCTCAAGGGAAAGCTATTGAAATAAGTTGTACTATAGAAAACGGCATGGCTAAAGTGTGGGTAAAAGACGAAGGTATGGGCGTTAAGCCGGAAGATCAAGCTAAGCTATTTGACCGCTTTTACCGGGTGGAAACTAAGCATACCCAAACGATATCGGGTTTTGGTATTGGTTTATACCTATGTGCCGAGATCATTAAACGGCATCATGGAAACATTGGGGTAGAAAGTAACGCAGATACAGGTTCAACCTTTTGGTTTACTCTACCCATCACTGCTGAATAAAGCAAGTTTTTATTATTTACGTAAATGTTTAATAAATGAAAAGCCCTTGTAAATAGGTTTACAAAGGCTATTCATTTATAGTGAATGTACAATATTAAACATGTACATTAAGCTACTAAGGCTTCACTTTCGGCCACCAGCGGATTAACGCTTTCATCATCTTTTTCAACTCGTAGGTTTTGTACAATGTGCTGCTGACGTGTTGGTGTGTTTTTACCCATAAAGTACTCCAGCAAGCCTTTAATGTTAGCATCTTTTAAAATGACTGGATCTAAGCGCATATCCTTGCCAATAAACAAGCCGAACTCATCAGGTGAAATTTCGCCCAAACCTTTAAATCGGGTAATTTCAGGCTTGTTACCCAATTTAGCTATTGCATTACGGCGTTCTTCATCGCTATAACAGTAAATAGTTTCTTTTTTGTTGCGCACCCTAAATAACGGAGTTTGCAGGATAGAAACATGCCCGGCTTTTACCAGGTCCGGGAAAAATTGCAAAAAGAAAGTCATTAGAAGTAACCGTATGTGCATACCATCCACATCGGCATCGGTAGCAAATACAATATTGTTATACCGTAAACCATCCAGACCATCCTCAATGTTCAAAGCATGTTGCAACAAATTAAACTCTTCATTTTCATAAACCACCTTCTTGGTAAGACCAAAGCAGTTAAGCGGTTTACCTTTCAAACTGAATACAGCCTGCGTTAATACATCGCGCGATTTTGTAATAGAACCACTGGCCGAATCACCTTCGGTAATAAATAATGTAGTATCTTGTTTACGTTCGTGCGTATCATCAAAATGTAGTTTGCAGTCGCGTAATTTACGATTATGTAACGATGCCTTTTTGGCCCGCTCATTAGCCAACTTTTTAATGCCGGCAATATCTTTACGCTCGCGTTCTGATTGCTGAATACGTTTTTCAAGTGCCGCCGCCGTAGTTGGATTTTTATGCAGGTAATTATCCAACTCATTTTTAACAAAATCATTCACAAAGCCGCGAACGGTTGGCCCGTCTGGCCCTATGTTTTGCGAACCCAGTTTGGTTTTAGTTTGTGATTCAAAAACTGGCTCCTGCACCTTAATAGCTATAGCTCCTACTATAGAAGCACGTATATCTGACGCATCATACTCCTTTTTATAAAACTCACGTAAGGTTTTAACTACGGCTTCACGGAAAGCGGCCTGGTGTGTACCACCCTGGGTAGTATGTTGCCCATTCACAAACGAGTAATACTCTTCACCATACTGCTGCCCGTGCGTCATGGCTATTTCTATATCCTCACCTTTTAAGTGAATGATTGGGTAACGAATAGTTTCTGCATCAGTATTACGTTGCAGCAAATCTTTCAAACCATGCTGCGAAAAGAACTTTTGCCCGTTAAAGTTAATGGTTAAACCAGCATTCAGGAACACATAGTTCCAGATCATGTTTTGTACAAACTCCGGTATGAAATGGTAGTTTCGGAAAATACTATCATCTGGCGTAAAGTTGATAGCTGTACCATTACGCTGTGTGGTTTCTTTTTCAGGCTCCTCACGTAGCAGTTCGCCTTTATTAAACTCAGCAATCTTGGTTCGCCCCTCCCTATACGATTGTACAGTGAATGCTGCAGAAAGCGCATTAACAGCTTTAGTACCTACCCCATTTAAGCCTACCGATTTTTGAAAAGCCTTACTATCATATTTGCCACCGGTATTTATTTTCGATACGCAATCAATAACCTTACCTAGTGGTATTCCGCGGCCATAATCGCGCACAGTTACTTTGTAGTCGCTTAGGTTTACATCAATAGTACGACCGGCCCCCATTACGAACTCATCAATAGAGTTATCAATAATTTCTTTCAGTAATACATAAATACCATCGTCATAAGCTGAACCGTCGCCCAACTTGCCTATGTACATACCCGGCCTTAAACGGATATGCTCTTTCCAGTCGAGCGAGCGAATACTATCTTCGCTATAATTAACTTCTGCCATAGTAAAAAATCAGTAATTTACAGAATTGTCTCATTATAAAACCTACAGGTTAGGTACATAGTACAACCTGTAAAAGCACATCAAATATACTAAAATAATTAGCATTATACAACTTATAGTTAGTTAAACTTAATACAACTCCGAGCCTGGTTAATGGTACGGTAAAACTCAGGTCCTTTATCGTTTGTTAAACACACTGCGGTAAAATAGCCAATACGATTTTTTTCCAGTGCAAAAATCAACGCATATTTATAATGATGTGTTTCGGGCAGATCCTGTAAATTAACTAAATAAGTTTTACCGGCATCTGCATTAAACTGCGTAAGAATATGTGGCGAAACGTTTCTTACAAAATACTTAGATTCAGCGCTCAGCGTAGCAGCCTGAGCTTGGCTTGCATCCAAATAACTTGAATCCGGATTTGGAACGATTCTGCCTGGTGTATTTTTATTATGTTCATAGTTATCCCAATCAGGCTTTACCGATTGTACATTAAACAAGATTTCAAAAGTATGCCCTGGCATAGTCATAGCATAATCGAAAGAAAGATTTTCACTATTGATAACTTTTATTGATTTGAAATTATCAGGCATAGTAAAACTGATACCTGCATCTTCAGCCAGCTTTTTAAATGTAACTACCTGATGATCGGGCACCACAGGTTGCCGGGTTTTGGCTTTATTTTGTGCTATCGTATTAAAATGCATTAGCACTGTGCTCAAAGCTATTATAGCGATAGCATATACCCGCTTTTTTATAGATTTTATTATTAGTAGCACTATTAACTATTTTAATATTTATATATTAAACTTGCTATCGTAAATATCAAACAAAAGTATAACATTAATTTTAAAATTAAACTCCCAGCCAAACAATGTCGATCAAGCCTAAACTAAGCCGTTTCGATTTAACCATGATTGTAATCAGCCTTATTATAGGTACAGGCATTTTTAAATCGCCGGGCGAGGTGGCCATACGTGCAGGTAGCACACCATTATTTTTTACAGCCTGGGTGTTTGGTGGCCTGATCACATTATGCGGAGCCCTTACCTTTGCCGAAATTGGTGCCCGTTACCCTAACACAGGTGGTTTCTATAAGCTATTTTCTTACTGCTACCATCCGGCTTTTGCTTTCATGATTAACTGGATAGCTATTATTAGCACCACAGCATCGGTAGCAGCTGTAGCCCTAATTGGTGCAGAATATATCAACCCCATGCTACTGCCTGCCAGCCTGCAAAATGAAACAGGTACTAAAATCACAACCATCGCTATGGTGATTATAGTTTATCTGATTAATTTTTTAGGCATAAAAATGAGTGCCCGAGCGCAAAATCTGCTTACCTTATTTAAAATCGGCATGATAGCTATGCTATGCATGGCTGTGTTCAAAAATAACGCTCCGTCACAAGCATTACCAGTTATTATACAAGCAAGTAATCCACTATCCTCATTTGGGCTAAGTTTGGTAGCCGTATTTTTTACCTATACCGGCTATCAGCAAACCATCAATTTTGGAGGTGATATTGTAGATGCTAAGCGTAATATCCCTAAAGCTATACTTATGGGTATTGCTGTTGTGATAGCGGTGTATCTGGCAGTGAACTTTGCTTATTACCAAGTACTAGGTATGATCGGGTTGCAACAAAATACTGCCTTAGCGGCTAAAATGGCAGCGGTACTATTTGGCGGCGTAGGTGCTAAAGTAACTTCAGTACTCATGTTTATTTCGGTGCTGGCTTATGTAAACGTAAACATGATGGCTATACCCCGCGTGTACTATGCAATGGCCGAAGATGGCATGTTGCCTAATATATTTAAACGAGTAAACCCACGTACACAGGTACAAGAGTTTGGCATGACCTTTTTAGC
This region includes:
- a CDS encoding spore photoproduct lyase family protein codes for the protein MPEFNPKQILFTPDALNERAEVITAQYPDASMMQIKQHNRLPEIDMPHYKAKSDILVLGKLKTKEVKFSGRSSDFISPSLANGCYGGCAYCYVDRHKKLNPITVFTNVDEILATVDKHVMAQPWPRVPNQTDPYYYTYDIGCNSDISIDYDISNSIADVFQFYKSHPRAKATFATKFVNRNMLNFDPQRKVRIRFSLMPAAVSRLVDVRTDSVEKRLQAINDFYEAGYDVHVNFSPVIVYDRVRGVERDWEEDYRELFQQLNASVNPDVKKQMDCEVIFLTHNEWQHLANLEINPQAEELLWLPELQEIKQSSFGGINIRYEHNIKAKMINTFINILTEEIPWCGIRYIF
- a CDS encoding GAF domain-containing protein — protein: MNYKLMMSSEIERLKAVERFKQLDAGLKRDLDEITNLVALICEKSIAVISLIDDNIQWFKSIVGMGEMECGDRELSFCNHTIRNDGLLIITDATQDSRFAQLPVVINEPYVRFYAGTQLKTFDGYVVGTLCVLDSKPGSLTNTQITSIKVLAKQVSNLLELNWSLQTLMHQHEQEQTKKQLIENSAAMFKAISNNSDNKNADSLH
- a CDS encoding MOSC domain-containing protein, whose product is MFQISQLYIYPVKSLGGISVTEAQVTSRGLQHDRRWMLVDEHNQFLSQRTLPQLALFKLNFVVNGLQVTYADDCSIVIPFQPTTTEYIEVTIWNDQCKAQLVSTAISKWFTGKLGYTCKLVYMPDETHRGIDLRYASPDDITSFADEYQLLLISQNSLDDLNSRLNEAVPMNRFRPNMVITALEPYWEDQLEHFTIGSISFYGVKLCARCTMIGVNQQNAIAGVEPLKILSTYRKRNNKIYFGQNLLHAGEGIIQVGQEIKVVSLKQVASFASV
- a CDS encoding BLUF domain-containing protein, which codes for MPFYLIYTSKAAKLMQESDLLNILLESRKSNLEHDLTGMLLYIEGQFSSQQSGRFIQVLEGEKADVIKIYEKIAQDSRHYNVILLNESEIDKRNFTTWSMGFESLTLDKFKQISGYFELNDNFLKKINVQKFNMPLTMLKSFYELHLEAKANKE
- a CDS encoding PAS domain-containing sensor histidine kinase, yielding MNHSNARFSDRQLLEILALSKDATAIYSSEDITIEMANDAMLGLWGKDRSIIGLNLADAVPALKDQPFLGFLKEVWRTGITYEAKESSATLQINGQLQTSYFDFVYRAIKNNNGETCCILHTATDVTELVLSRTAREKTATENRLLNEQLTTTNQELSAVNEELTATNEELLTLSNQVLLAQDELQKLYDKLLESEERFRAIFDQAPLGMCLLRGREQVIELANENILKIWGRRYEEVIDFPQSVARPELGNQPILQWLDETFTSGTTRINTEIGIKLYDQGTLRDAYINSVYQPIKDNHGTVTSILVILEDVTQRVEQKKREERIQEMFNMAVQSANLGTWYIDAETREFVPSLRLKELFGYYPDEIMPYDVAITQITDEYRDLVIKAVENSINKGESYDLEYPILGYHDNQLRWVRATGKVYQPEDGKHAHFSGTILDITERKLDDIRKNDFIAIVSHELKTPLTSAKAYIQVLSAKAKKVQDNFTAATLDKVDAQINKMNTLIKGFLDVARLESGKIHLATQTFNLQDLLKEVVDESILYTNSHQFTYTPCQPINITGDREKILQVINNLLSNAVKYSPQGKAIEISCTIENGMAKVWVKDEGMGVKPEDQAKLFDRFYRVETKHTQTISGFGIGLYLCAEIIKRHHGNIGVESNADTGSTFWFTLPITAE
- a CDS encoding DNA topoisomerase IV subunit B encodes the protein MAEVNYSEDSIRSLDWKEHIRLRPGMYIGKLGDGSAYDDGIYVLLKEIIDNSIDEFVMGAGRTIDVNLSDYKVTVRDYGRGIPLGKVIDCVSKINTGGKYDSKAFQKSVGLNGVGTKAVNALSAAFTVQSYREGRTKIAEFNKGELLREEPEKETTQRNGTAINFTPDDSIFRNYHFIPEFVQNMIWNYVFLNAGLTINFNGQKFFSQHGLKDLLQRNTDAETIRYPIIHLKGEDIEIAMTHGQQYGEEYYSFVNGQHTTQGGTHQAAFREAVVKTLREFYKKEYDASDIRASIVGAIAIKVQEPVFESQTKTKLGSQNIGPDGPTVRGFVNDFVKNELDNYLHKNPTTAAALEKRIQQSERERKDIAGIKKLANERAKKASLHNRKLRDCKLHFDDTHERKQDTTLFITEGDSASGSITKSRDVLTQAVFSLKGKPLNCFGLTKKVVYENEEFNLLQHALNIEDGLDGLRYNNIVFATDADVDGMHIRLLLMTFFLQFFPDLVKAGHVSILQTPLFRVRNKKETIYCYSDEERRNAIAKLGNKPEITRFKGLGEISPDEFGLFIGKDMRLDPVILKDANIKGLLEYFMGKNTPTRQQHIVQNLRVEKDDESVNPLVAESEALVA
- a CDS encoding APC family permease is translated as MSIKPKLSRFDLTMIVISLIIGTGIFKSPGEVAIRAGSTPLFFTAWVFGGLITLCGALTFAEIGARYPNTGGFYKLFSYCYHPAFAFMINWIAIISTTASVAAVALIGAEYINPMLLPASLQNETGTKITTIAMVIIVYLINFLGIKMSARAQNLLTLFKIGMIAMLCMAVFKNNAPSQALPVIIQASNPLSSFGLSLVAVFFTYTGYQQTINFGGDIVDAKRNIPKAILMGIAVVIAVYLAVNFAYYQVLGMIGLQQNTALAAKMAAVLFGGVGAKVTSVLMFISVLAYVNVNMMAIPRVYYAMAEDGMLPNIFKRVNPRTQVQEFGMTFLAASILVILFFVSSFSQMLNYSMFFETISLSTAAMAIFILRKRTKHLNNTGIYTIKWYPFVPLLFIIVYWFVTLSIFVANPMGALYCLGAFAAGLLIYYLTKWSKDRKGNPAEINL